A window from Aliamphritea hakodatensis encodes these proteins:
- a CDS encoding polyamine ABC transporter substrate-binding protein — translation MKTALPSRLKLIASSLAIGLSGMTLSAQAEEVLNFYNWSDYIAEDTIERFEAETGIKVTYDVYDSNETLEAKLLAGNSGYDLVVPSSTFMRLQIAAGIFQPMDRSKLPNFENLDPSLLKTLASADPGNKYGLPYLWGTTGIGYNVDMVKAALGEDAPVDSLDLIFKKENIEKLAECGVTVLDSPNEIMPLVLNYLGKDPNSNKRSDYKTDAEAAQLLKNIRPYIRQFHSSQYVNDLANGDICVAIGFSGDVFQSQYRAIEAENGINIEYTIPKEGAEIWFDMMMIPADAKNAENAHKFIDFVMRPDVIAPITEYVAYANPNSAANELVDPEITGNPNIYPTTEVRERLFLGNATPPKIAKVQNRTWSDIKTGR, via the coding sequence ATGAAAACAGCTTTACCATCCCGATTGAAACTTATCGCATCGTCACTGGCGATTGGCTTATCCGGCATGACCCTCTCTGCCCAGGCGGAAGAAGTGCTGAACTTCTATAACTGGTCTGATTATATTGCCGAAGACACCATTGAGCGTTTCGAAGCAGAAACCGGTATTAAGGTGACCTACGACGTTTACGACAGTAACGAAACACTGGAAGCCAAACTGCTTGCCGGTAACTCCGGTTACGACCTGGTAGTGCCAAGTTCTACATTTATGCGCTTACAGATTGCCGCTGGTATTTTCCAGCCAATGGACCGCAGCAAGCTGCCTAACTTTGAAAACCTGGATCCGTCTCTGCTGAAAACCCTGGCCAGCGCTGACCCGGGCAATAAATACGGCCTGCCATACCTGTGGGGTACAACCGGTATCGGTTACAACGTTGACATGGTTAAAGCGGCGCTGGGTGAAGACGCCCCGGTTGACAGCCTGGACCTGATCTTCAAGAAAGAAAACATCGAAAAGCTGGCAGAATGCGGTGTCACCGTTCTTGATTCACCGAACGAAATTATGCCACTGGTGCTGAATTACCTGGGTAAGGATCCAAACAGCAACAAACGCAGCGATTACAAAACAGATGCTGAAGCAGCACAGCTGTTAAAAAACATTCGTCCATATATTCGTCAATTCCATTCATCACAGTATGTCAATGACCTGGCGAACGGTGATATCTGTGTGGCTATCGGCTTTTCCGGTGACGTTTTCCAGTCACAATACCGTGCGATCGAAGCTGAGAACGGCATAAACATTGAATACACCATTCCAAAAGAAGGCGCTGAAATCTGGTTCGATATGATGATGATTCCGGCGGATGCCAAAAATGCTGAAAACGCGCACAAGTTTATCGACTTTGTAATGCGTCCGGACGTTATCGCACCAATCACTGAATACGTTGCATACGCCAACCCTAACTCAGCGGCAAATGAACTGGTTGATCCGGAAATCACCGGCAACCCAAATATCTACCCAACCACTGAAGTACGCGAGCGTCTGTTCCTGGGGAACGCCACGCCGCCAAAAATTGCCAAGGTTCAGAACCGTACCTGGTCTGATATTAAAACCGGTCGTTAA
- a CDS encoding cupin domain-containing protein, with translation MSKLQRLPASVGNAESTPIAAEKLISGNPTNMLNNMFTNAKENFFCGVWSSTEGKWALNYSEDEFCYIISGKAVITDADGHSETVEAGDAFTISAGFSGSWETIGEVKKFYAIYED, from the coding sequence ATGTCAAAACTGCAACGCCTGCCAGCTTCTGTTGGCAATGCTGAATCCACCCCTATCGCTGCTGAAAAGCTGATCAGCGGTAATCCCACCAATATGCTCAACAATATGTTTACCAACGCGAAGGAAAACTTCTTTTGCGGCGTCTGGTCATCGACAGAAGGAAAGTGGGCACTGAATTACAGCGAAGATGAGTTCTGCTACATCATCAGCGGTAAAGCCGTGATTACCGATGCTGATGGCCACAGCGAAACGGTTGAAGCCGGCGATGCCTTTACCATTTCAGCCGGTTTCAGCGGCAGTTGGGAAACCATCGGTGAAGTGAAGAAGTTTTACGCGATTTACGAAGATTAA
- a CDS encoding class I SAM-dependent methyltransferase → MDQEATEARWQKYYAQVSAQPHRKLTAMAVKALAPALQKTAVDCGCGTGSDIAYLLEQGFDVQGFDIREEPLDVCRQRFSGCPQLRLTQADFMGFEYSPVSLIVANSSLFFCPQPGFPDVWQRMMAALPAGGIFSGDLLGVNDSWVNSPDHDVSAFTAAQVDELFTGFEIICRNERDEPGQTALGRSKHWHMHTVIARKLA, encoded by the coding sequence ATGGATCAGGAAGCAACGGAAGCCCGCTGGCAGAAATATTATGCACAGGTCAGTGCGCAGCCACACCGTAAACTGACTGCCATGGCTGTGAAGGCACTTGCCCCGGCGCTGCAAAAAACCGCGGTCGACTGTGGTTGTGGCACCGGCAGTGACATTGCGTATCTGCTGGAACAGGGGTTTGATGTACAGGGTTTTGATATCCGTGAAGAACCGCTGGATGTGTGCCGACAGCGTTTCAGCGGCTGTCCTCAGCTAAGGCTCACCCAGGCAGATTTTATGGGGTTTGAGTATTCGCCGGTCAGCCTGATTGTTGCAAATTCAAGTTTGTTTTTCTGCCCGCAACCGGGGTTTCCCGACGTCTGGCAACGGATGATGGCTGCACTGCCGGCTGGCGGTATCTTCAGCGGTGATCTTCTGGGCGTAAATGACAGCTGGGTTAACAGCCCGGATCATGACGTATCCGCTTTCACTGCCGCTCAGGTAGATGAGCTGTTTACCGGCTTTGAAATTATCTGTCGTAATGAGCGGGATGAGCCGGGGCAGACGGCCCTCGGGCGAAGTAAGCACTGGCATATGCATACGGTCATTGCCCGTAAACTTGCTTAA
- a CDS encoding GNAT family N-acetyltransferase translates to MDTRVNINFVNADNAAEIAQLAVCLTNEIIERTGTQHFDVDLPQTTVLCKRFLEEQRYRVLATWHGDKIIGFIALCESYALYTEGCFGIIQEFYVLPEYRRRKTGEALLRQAKHYARTQAWKRLELCTPPVEEFQNTVDFYLKQGFEITGGYKMKLPL, encoded by the coding sequence ATGGATACCCGAGTGAATATCAACTTTGTAAATGCTGACAATGCTGCAGAAATAGCTCAACTGGCCGTTTGCCTGACCAATGAAATCATTGAACGCACCGGCACTCAGCACTTCGATGTCGATCTGCCGCAGACGACTGTTCTGTGCAAACGCTTTCTTGAAGAGCAGCGCTACCGGGTGTTAGCTACCTGGCACGGGGATAAAATCATTGGCTTTATCGCCTTGTGTGAAAGCTATGCCCTATACACAGAAGGCTGTTTTGGCATCATTCAGGAATTCTACGTTTTACCGGAATACCGCCGCCGGAAAACAGGCGAGGCCCTGCTCCGTCAAGCAAAACACTATGCCAGAACTCAGGCATGGAAAAGGCTGGAGTTGTGTACGCCGCCTGTTGAGGAATTTCAGAACACGGTCGATTTCTACCTGAAACAGGGCTTTGAAATTACCGGTGGGTATAAGATGAAACTTCCACTTTAA
- a CDS encoding TetR/AcrR family transcriptional regulator, giving the protein MKTKQNLSPRNAPVQGRSKLRSKQIIDVTGELLERVGLDDLNTILIAKEVGISIGSLYHYFPNKQAILYAMGLRWLNEIDAILQEFQGWPVEEYELEELVDKMVQLNLKAYRKQKAMLTLVQAMFSVPELRELDTQHDELVISKMAEIFKRMGINAHVKERERLARVYLESTHALFLTVVNQKGERAKRTLQDLKFMVCSLLRQYQETYR; this is encoded by the coding sequence ATGAAAACAAAGCAGAATCTATCACCCAGAAATGCACCGGTTCAGGGGCGCTCCAAGCTGCGCTCCAAACAGATCATTGATGTCACCGGTGAACTGCTTGAACGGGTTGGTCTGGATGATCTGAATACTATTCTGATTGCCAAGGAAGTAGGGATATCTATCGGTTCCCTGTATCACTACTTCCCGAACAAACAGGCCATTCTCTATGCGATGGGGCTGCGCTGGCTGAATGAAATCGATGCAATTCTGCAGGAGTTTCAGGGCTGGCCGGTGGAAGAATATGAGCTGGAAGAGCTGGTAGATAAAATGGTTCAGCTGAACCTTAAAGCCTACCGCAAGCAGAAAGCCATGCTGACCCTGGTGCAGGCGATGTTTTCAGTGCCTGAGCTGCGGGAACTGGATACCCAGCATGATGAGCTGGTCATCAGCAAAATGGCAGAAATATTTAAACGCATGGGGATCAATGCCCATGTAAAAGAGCGTGAACGTCTTGCCCGGGTATACCTGGAAAGTACTCATGCGCTCTTCCTGACAGTGGTTAACCAGAAAGGTGAGCGTGCCAAGCGGACCCTGCAGGATCTTAAATTCATGGTTTGCAGCCTGCTGCGCCAGTATCAGGAAACCTATCGCTGA
- a CDS encoding CaiB/BaiF CoA transferase family protein: MGALSHIRVLDLSRILAGPWAGQTLADYGAEVIKVERPGCGDDTRRWGPPFVKDAEGNPGDAAYYHSANRGKKSVAIDITSTEGQALVRKLAAEVDVVIENYKVGGLAKYGLDYASLKAVNPRLVYCSITGFGQDGPYKQRAGYDFMIQAMGGLMSVTGEPEGQPMKVGVALADVMTGLYAVTAIQAALLHREQSGEGQYIDMSLLDVQVAALANQAMNYLVAEQPPARLGNAHPNIVPYEAFATEDGHIILAVGNDSQFRAFCELAGAADLAENPAFATNPQRVANRTDLIPLIKHLMKQYSSDWWLTQLEGCGVPCGPINTLDQVFSDPQVQHREMKVNLQHPEIGSVPGVANPVKFSGTPVTCQSASPLLGEHSDEVLQNLGLDAAEIAKLRQDRVIS, from the coding sequence ATGGGCGCGCTTTCTCACATTCGGGTACTGGATCTCAGCCGTATACTGGCGGGCCCCTGGGCCGGCCAGACACTGGCGGATTACGGTGCCGAAGTCATTAAAGTAGAACGTCCCGGCTGTGGTGATGATACCCGCCGCTGGGGGCCTCCGTTTGTTAAGGATGCCGAAGGTAATCCCGGCGACGCTGCGTATTATCACAGTGCTAACCGGGGGAAAAAGTCGGTGGCGATTGATATCACCAGCACCGAAGGGCAGGCGCTGGTGCGCAAGCTGGCTGCTGAGGTGGATGTGGTCATTGAGAACTACAAGGTTGGTGGTCTGGCAAAATACGGCTTGGATTACGCCAGCCTGAAAGCGGTAAACCCCCGTCTGGTTTACTGCTCAATCACCGGCTTTGGTCAGGACGGACCTTATAAGCAGCGGGCCGGTTATGACTTTATGATTCAGGCCATGGGTGGCCTGATGAGTGTTACCGGTGAGCCTGAAGGGCAACCGATGAAGGTGGGAGTGGCGCTGGCGGATGTGATGACCGGCCTGTATGCGGTGACGGCTATTCAGGCGGCACTGTTGCACCGGGAACAGTCCGGTGAGGGGCAGTACATTGATATGTCTCTGCTGGACGTGCAGGTCGCCGCGCTGGCCAATCAGGCGATGAACTATCTGGTGGCGGAGCAGCCGCCGGCCAGGCTGGGCAATGCCCATCCAAATATTGTGCCCTATGAAGCCTTTGCTACAGAGGATGGCCATATCATTCTGGCCGTGGGCAACGACAGCCAGTTCCGGGCCTTCTGCGAACTGGCCGGTGCCGCGGACCTTGCGGAGAATCCGGCGTTTGCCACCAATCCCCAGCGGGTTGCTAACCGGACGGATCTGATTCCGCTGATTAAACACCTGATGAAACAGTACAGCAGTGACTGGTGGCTGACTCAGCTGGAAGGTTGCGGTGTGCCGTGCGGCCCCATCAATACACTTGATCAGGTGTTCAGTGACCCTCAGGTACAGCACCGGGAAATGAAAGTGAATCTGCAACATCCCGAAATCGGCTCCGTGCCCGGAGTGGCCAATCCGGTGAAGTTCTCCGGTACACCGGTGACCTGTCAGTCGGCATCGCCGTTGCTGGGCGAGCATAGCGATGAGGTGTTACAGAATCTGGGTCTGGATGCTGCAGAGATTGCCAAATTACGTCAGGACCGGGTTATCAGTTAA
- a CDS encoding NAD(P)/FAD-dependent oxidoreductase — MTLSGYEPSYYSATANVSPALSGIQGQPLRGETQADVCIVGAGFTGLSAALHLAQKGYSVVLLDAEKVGWGASGRNGGQVCQGHNMDHEDMIDKVGRQAADSLWDMSVESVELVKSLIAEHGIECDLKQGVLHVAAKPGHVEEIRESVEYKRNVIGYQDIEYVDTPDVQSMLGTDRYHGGELWKEAVHLHPLNYALGLAEAAVKAGVRIYENTRVTDYTQGADPQVNTTQGVVKAKYILLACNGYLGKLEPRIAGKIMPINNFIIATEPLSDAQCRAINREDYAVADSRFVINYFRLSGDNRLLWGGGENYTAKFPADIPSFVRKYMLEFYPQLEDVKIDYGWGGTLAITLNRMPHFDRIDQNVFVAQGYSGHGVALATLGGKLMAEAISGSAEKFDTFANVPTPTFPGGTLLRWPGLVAGMLYYSLRDRFF, encoded by the coding sequence ATGACATTGTCCGGATACGAACCTTCTTATTACTCGGCCACTGCGAACGTATCGCCGGCGCTGTCCGGTATTCAGGGACAGCCTTTGCGTGGTGAAACCCAGGCGGATGTCTGCATCGTTGGCGCGGGCTTTACCGGGTTGTCTGCCGCGCTGCATCTGGCGCAGAAAGGCTATTCAGTGGTGTTGCTGGATGCGGAAAAAGTTGGCTGGGGCGCTTCAGGCCGAAACGGTGGGCAGGTCTGTCAGGGGCACAATATGGATCATGAAGACATGATCGATAAGGTGGGTCGCCAGGCGGCAGACAGCCTCTGGGATATGTCGGTTGAATCCGTGGAACTGGTCAAGTCGCTGATCGCTGAGCACGGGATTGAATGTGATCTCAAGCAGGGCGTGTTGCATGTAGCAGCAAAGCCCGGGCATGTGGAAGAGATCCGTGAAAGCGTTGAATACAAACGCAACGTGATCGGTTATCAGGATATTGAATATGTTGATACCCCTGACGTGCAGAGCATGCTGGGCACTGACCGTTATCACGGCGGTGAACTCTGGAAAGAAGCAGTTCACCTGCACCCGCTGAATTATGCGCTGGGGCTGGCGGAGGCGGCAGTTAAGGCCGGGGTACGTATTTATGAAAATACCCGGGTGACTGACTATACCCAGGGGGCGGATCCTCAGGTGAATACGACCCAAGGCGTGGTGAAAGCCAAATATATCCTGCTGGCCTGTAACGGTTATCTGGGTAAGCTGGAACCACGCATTGCCGGTAAGATCATGCCGATCAACAACTTTATTATCGCCACCGAACCTCTGTCTGATGCGCAGTGCAGAGCGATTAACCGTGAAGATTACGCAGTAGCGGATTCCCGCTTTGTGATTAACTACTTCCGCCTGTCCGGCGATAACCGGCTCCTCTGGGGCGGCGGGGAGAACTATACCGCTAAGTTTCCGGCGGATATTCCATCCTTTGTACGTAAGTACATGCTTGAGTTCTACCCGCAACTGGAAGATGTGAAGATCGATTATGGCTGGGGCGGGACTCTGGCAATTACTCTGAACCGGATGCCGCATTTTGACCGCATTGATCAGAATGTGTTTGTCGCGCAGGGTTATTCAGGCCACGGTGTGGCACTGGCGACGCTGGGCGGCAAGCTGATGGCGGAAGCAATCAGTGGCAGTGCGGAGAAGTTTGATACCTTTGCAAATGTTCCCACACCGACATTTCCCGGTGGTACTTTATTACGATGGCCGGGATTAGTGGCCGGAATGCTGTATTATTCGTTACGTGACCGCTTTTTTTAA
- a CDS encoding cupin domain-containing protein gives MPHSRLKAQSRIQTDNDRVIVTEWRFAPFAETGWHTHTMAYIVVPQTSGRLLLETCRGEPGKEQEAEQFSELTAGESYYRPAGIRHNVVNANEHEFVFIEIELKS, from the coding sequence ATGCCACACAGCAGACTGAAAGCACAAAGCCGGATACAGACAGACAACGATCGGGTTATCGTGACGGAATGGCGCTTTGCTCCCTTCGCTGAAACCGGCTGGCATACCCACACAATGGCATACATCGTCGTGCCGCAAACCAGTGGCAGGCTGCTGCTGGAAACCTGTCGTGGTGAACCCGGCAAGGAACAGGAAGCAGAACAGTTCTCTGAATTAACCGCCGGCGAATCCTATTACCGCCCTGCCGGTATCAGACACAATGTGGTTAACGCCAACGAACATGAATTTGTGTTTATTGAAATCGAGTTAAAAAGTTAA
- a CDS encoding NAD-dependent succinate-semialdehyde dehydrogenase — protein MLNLQDKELFRQQAYINGQWLEADESAINPVLNPANGEQLATVPDMGAAETQRAIDAANAALPLWKAKTAKERAAVLRKWYELIVAAKDDLALLMTAEQGKPLAETGGEVMYGASFIEWFAEEGKRTYGDVIPTHAADKRIMVTKEPIGVVAAITPWNFPNAMITRKAAPALAAGCTMVLKPAEDTPLSALALMVLAERAGIPAGVLNVVTTKRPVEVGKTLTDSPVVRKLSFTGSTAVGKQLMRQCADTVKKMSLELGGNAPLIIFDDADLDKAVQGAIASKFRNAGQTCVCANRVLVQSGVYDEFAAMYAAEVAKLQTGNCLEGNFQQGPMINGQAVEKVTGMLNDAVEKGARVLCGGQAHELGGNFFEPTVLADVTPQMRVAKEEIFGPIAPLFRFETEAEAIQMANDTEYGLAAYFFSRDLGRVFRVSEGLEYGMVAVNEGILSTEVAPFGGVKESGVGREGSKYGIEDYLEIKYTLLGGING, from the coding sequence ATGTTGAATTTACAGGATAAGGAACTGTTTCGTCAGCAGGCATACATTAATGGCCAGTGGCTGGAGGCTGATGAGTCTGCCATTAACCCAGTATTAAACCCCGCGAACGGCGAACAGCTGGCGACGGTCCCGGATATGGGGGCGGCAGAAACTCAGCGGGCGATTGATGCGGCCAATGCAGCCCTGCCTTTATGGAAGGCAAAAACCGCTAAAGAACGGGCAGCAGTACTGCGCAAATGGTACGAGCTGATTGTCGCTGCCAAGGATGATTTGGCGCTGCTAATGACCGCCGAGCAGGGCAAACCGCTGGCGGAAACCGGTGGTGAAGTGATGTACGGTGCCTCATTTATTGAGTGGTTTGCCGAAGAGGGTAAGCGCACCTACGGTGATGTTATTCCGACCCACGCGGCGGATAAGCGCATCATGGTTACCAAGGAACCGATCGGTGTGGTAGCAGCCATCACCCCCTGGAACTTCCCGAATGCCATGATCACCCGTAAAGCGGCCCCTGCGCTTGCGGCCGGCTGTACCATGGTACTGAAACCAGCAGAAGATACACCGCTGTCAGCACTGGCGCTGATGGTACTGGCTGAGCGGGCGGGTATTCCTGCCGGGGTGTTGAATGTTGTAACCACTAAACGGCCGGTAGAAGTGGGTAAAACCCTCACCGACAGCCCGGTGGTGCGTAAGCTGTCATTCACCGGTTCAACCGCGGTGGGCAAACAACTGATGCGCCAGTGTGCGGATACAGTGAAGAAAATGTCGCTGGAGCTGGGCGGTAACGCACCGCTGATCATTTTTGACGATGCTGATCTGGATAAAGCGGTACAGGGGGCGATTGCCTCGAAATTCCGTAATGCCGGCCAGACCTGTGTCTGTGCCAACCGTGTGCTGGTGCAGAGCGGCGTGTATGACGAGTTTGCGGCGATGTACGCAGCTGAAGTGGCGAAGCTGCAAACCGGTAACTGTCTGGAAGGTAATTTCCAGCAGGGACCAATGATCAATGGTCAGGCGGTAGAGAAGGTTACCGGCATGTTGAACGATGCCGTGGAGAAGGGCGCACGGGTGCTGTGCGGCGGTCAGGCCCATGAACTGGGCGGTAACTTCTTTGAACCGACGGTGCTGGCCGATGTGACGCCGCAGATGCGGGTGGCAAAAGAGGAAATTTTCGGCCCGATTGCCCCGCTGTTCCGTTTTGAAACCGAAGCTGAAGCCATTCAGATGGCAAACGATACCGAGTACGGTCTGGCGGCGTATTTCTTCAGCCGCGATCTGGGCCGGGTATTCCGGGTCTCAGAAGGCCTGGAGTACGGTATGGTGGCGGTGAATGAAGGCATTCTTTCCACGGAAGTGGCGCCTTTTGGCGGTGTTAAAGAATCCGGTGTGGGCCGTGAAGGTTCCAAATACGGCATCGAAGATTATCTGGAAATTAAATACACCCTGCTGGGGGGCATTAACGGTTAA
- a CDS encoding glutamine synthetase family protein yields MEAVARFLKEHGITEVESTMPDMTGNARGKFYPTNKFLAEKGGRIPEQLLVQTVNGEWAENHDDIVDPTDKDMVLVPDPDSLRLVPWADEPTAQVINDCFTFDGDPHPLSSRNVLRRVLKLYEEKGLRPVIAPEVEFYLIEKNLDPDYEIRPATGRSGRQETARQSYSIDAVNEFNPIIDTLYNYCDAQGLDVDTLIHESGAAQMEINFLHGDALKLADQVFVFKRTLRETALKHNIYATFMAKPMEAEPGSSMHIHQSLIDVKTGKNVFANEDGSYSDMFYHYMGGLQTFTPNAISFYAPNVNSYRRFAPDIAAPVNMKWGVDNRTTGLRAPEAVPAATRIENRFPGADCNPYLAIAASLACGYLGLVNKIEPTKPTEGPAVKDGDSVELARSLEEGLRLLEECPELREIMGSRFIDAYIGVKRAEFETFHQVISSWEREFLLLNV; encoded by the coding sequence ATGGAAGCCGTAGCAAGGTTTCTCAAAGAACACGGTATCACTGAAGTTGAATCCACCATGCCGGACATGACCGGTAATGCCCGGGGCAAATTCTATCCAACGAATAAGTTCCTGGCAGAGAAAGGTGGCCGGATTCCCGAACAGCTTCTGGTACAGACAGTTAACGGCGAATGGGCGGAAAACCACGACGACATTGTCGATCCGACCGATAAGGATATGGTACTGGTCCCTGACCCGGACTCTCTGCGCCTCGTCCCCTGGGCCGACGAACCCACCGCTCAGGTCATTAACGACTGTTTCACCTTCGACGGCGACCCACACCCGCTTTCCAGCCGTAACGTGCTGCGCCGGGTACTGAAACTCTATGAAGAGAAAGGCCTGCGTCCGGTAATCGCACCGGAAGTTGAATTTTATCTGATCGAAAAGAACCTTGATCCTGACTACGAAATCCGTCCGGCCACCGGCCGTTCTGGCCGTCAGGAAACCGCCCGCCAGTCATACAGCATTGATGCGGTGAACGAATTCAACCCAATCATCGATACCCTGTATAACTACTGTGATGCACAGGGGCTGGATGTGGACACCCTGATTCACGAATCCGGCGCTGCGCAGATGGAAATCAACTTCCTGCATGGCGATGCCCTGAAACTGGCGGATCAGGTATTCGTATTCAAACGTACCCTGCGGGAAACCGCACTGAAGCACAACATCTATGCAACTTTCATGGCAAAACCGATGGAAGCTGAGCCAGGCAGCTCAATGCATATTCACCAGAGCCTGATCGACGTTAAAACCGGCAAGAATGTTTTTGCCAACGAAGATGGCAGCTACAGTGACATGTTCTACCACTACATGGGTGGCCTGCAGACATTCACCCCTAACGCCATCAGCTTCTACGCACCCAATGTGAACTCATACCGCCGTTTTGCGCCGGATATTGCCGCACCGGTGAACATGAAATGGGGCGTGGATAACCGTACTACCGGACTGCGTGCGCCGGAAGCCGTGCCGGCGGCAACCCGGATCGAAAACCGCTTCCCGGGTGCAGACTGCAACCCGTACCTGGCCATTGCCGCCAGCCTGGCATGCGGCTATCTGGGGCTGGTTAACAAAATTGAACCGACCAAACCCACTGAGGGTCCGGCCGTTAAAGACGGTGACTCCGTCGAACTGGCCCGTTCACTGGAAGAGGGTTTGCGCTTGCTGGAAGAATGTCCGGAACTGCGTGAAATCATGGGGTCACGCTTCATCGACGCCTACATCGGCGTGAAACGGGCAGAATTTGAAACCTTCCATCAGGTGATCAGTTCCTGGGAGCGTGAATTCCTGTTACTGAACGTATAA
- a CDS encoding DUF2799 domain-containing protein, translated as MRYVLLLVMTLLLSACASLNKQQCLDGQWQDIGYADAMKGLTTARYDEHREACFDYGVSPDFDAYSAGHQAGVPDFCTAESGFKAGRRGYDYQGFCTDYDEQAFLDGHAEGLEIYRIERQISTARQFLYSADMDYTLGGGFGEAYYEFKIERLELKRDEMLERSRYYRSAK; from the coding sequence ATGAGATACGTATTATTGCTGGTGATGACTCTTTTATTATCGGCCTGTGCAAGCCTGAATAAACAGCAATGTCTGGACGGTCAGTGGCAGGATATCGGCTATGCAGATGCCATGAAAGGCCTGACAACTGCCCGCTATGACGAGCACCGCGAAGCCTGTTTTGATTACGGTGTCAGCCCGGATTTCGACGCTTACAGCGCGGGCCATCAAGCCGGCGTACCGGATTTCTGTACCGCTGAGTCGGGCTTTAAAGCAGGCCGCCGTGGATACGATTATCAGGGATTCTGTACCGACTACGATGAGCAGGCCTTTCTTGACGGGCACGCCGAAGGGCTGGAAATTTACCGGATCGAACGGCAGATCAGCACTGCCCGGCAGTTTCTTTACAGCGCCGACATGGATTACACCCTTGGGGGCGGTTTTGGTGAAGCCTACTATGAATTCAAAATTGAGCGGCTTGAGTTAAAGCGGGATGAGATGCTCGAACGCAGTCGTTATTACCGTTCAGCTAAATAA
- a CDS encoding putative quinol monooxygenase produces MRSQIYWILKCDVNAGMQAGLNAVATKFCERTAGEEGVVAYEWSLSEDGKRLHVYERYSNSDAALTHLGNVGPMLDELFALVTPREIVCYGNASEAFRNAMKDFPMCYMKTFDGFHK; encoded by the coding sequence ATGAGAAGCCAAATCTACTGGATTCTGAAGTGTGATGTGAATGCAGGCATGCAGGCGGGCCTGAATGCTGTGGCGACAAAGTTCTGTGAACGCACAGCAGGAGAAGAAGGCGTTGTTGCTTACGAATGGTCACTGAGTGAAGATGGCAAGCGTCTCCATGTCTATGAACGCTATTCAAACAGTGATGCTGCGCTGACCCATCTGGGAAATGTGGGGCCGATGCTTGATGAACTGTTTGCGTTAGTTACGCCCAGAGAGATTGTCTGTTACGGCAATGCCAGTGAGGCTTTTCGGAATGCCATGAAAGATTTTCCGATGTGTTACATGAAGACCTTTGACGGTTTCCATAAATAA
- a CDS encoding metallophosphoesterase: MTRLRIVQLSDIHLTQSPGETLYGVDTGESLTAAIHSIQSLQPAPDLIVVTGDISEDGSVKSYQRFADCMVPLDCPVYVLPGNHDLPENMTSAFTDKLRISYQQAVTVRGWHLLFLDSHIPGEEFGQLDPSDLKQLRAQLQSAGDLPVLAALHHTPGKVCPSSGCQLHNPDALLNILKDAPNTEAVIAGHTHNDSDQTVNGVRILTCPSTFAYAQHAQPEDNVDHEDFWAAHQLDISRQGYRIIDLDDANITATEIIWF; the protein is encoded by the coding sequence ATGACCCGGCTACGCATCGTGCAACTCAGTGATATACACCTGACACAATCTCCCGGAGAAACACTGTACGGCGTTGATACCGGTGAATCCCTCACCGCCGCCATACACAGCATCCAAAGCCTGCAACCGGCACCTGATCTGATCGTCGTTACCGGCGACATCAGCGAAGACGGTTCAGTTAAAAGTTATCAGCGTTTCGCAGACTGTATGGTTCCACTGGACTGTCCGGTTTATGTGTTACCGGGTAACCATGATTTGCCGGAAAACATGACCAGCGCCTTTACGGATAAACTCAGGATCAGCTATCAGCAGGCAGTCACGGTTCGGGGCTGGCACCTGCTGTTTCTGGATTCACACATCCCCGGCGAAGAATTCGGCCAACTCGATCCTTCAGATCTGAAACAGCTCAGAGCGCAGCTGCAATCCGCCGGTGATTTACCGGTGCTGGCCGCCTTACATCACACACCGGGGAAAGTCTGCCCTTCTTCAGGGTGCCAGCTACACAATCCGGATGCGTTACTGAACATCCTGAAAGATGCTCCGAACACAGAAGCTGTGATTGCCGGTCACACCCACAACGACAGCGATCAGACAGTGAACGGCGTGCGCATCCTCACCTGTCCGTCCACCTTCGCCTACGCACAGCATGCACAACCGGAGGATAACGTCGATCACGAGGATTTCTGGGCGGCTCACCAGTTGGACATTAGCCGGCAGGGCTACCGGATAATTGATCTGGATGATGCCAACATCACCGCCACAGAAATTATCTGGTTCTGA